ACTGCAAGAGATTGTTGCGCAGCCCAAATCGGTATTTCCTTCCGAACCTGTTTTGCAGTTGGTCGACATATTGCAAGACGTAGTCAACAAAGGCACCGGCACACTGGCGAGATTGCCGAACATTGCAGTAGCCGGAAAAACAGGCACGGCGGACAAAGCACGCGATATATGGTTTGTCGGTTTCACGCCTGACACAGTCACAGCAGTCTGGGGCGGCAACGACGATTACAGCGAAGTGCGCGGTAACGTAACGGGCGGCACTGTCATGGCGAAAATCTGGCACGATTACATGACGGATTTTTACAAGACCCATGAACCGCCTACAGTGGCATTCGACACACCTTCAGTGCCATTTGCAAAGAAGATTTCGCGAGTCAATCCAAGTGTGCTCAAACAAATCGAAGACACTGAAGCAGGATTGAACGCCAGCGAAAGTTCCAATTCGGGCGACGGTGAACAAGCCGCCAACAGTGAGGCGAACACCAACGGCACTGAAGACGAGCAAGACGGCGCATATCAAAAGATTCCAGACGCACCTCCGCCGCCGGAAGATCCAAACCAAAAGCCAGTCACCGACGGTCAAACTCATACCGAGCCATTGCAACCACAAGCGGATGGTCACAAAGAAGAAACGCCGGCTAAGGCACCAGAACCGCAGCAGGAACCTCTCCGCGCCCCGGAAATCCACCAACCAGGGCCCGAGCCTGCCCCGTCACTCCGTGGCGAAACCCCGACGGCTGCGCCTACTAGCAATTAGATCACCAGCAAACAGTAGCGGGAAATAGAGCGATGAAAACAAACGCAGCACGGTTGCTAGACAAACTTAAAATCAGTTACGAACTGAAAGAATATGAAGTAGATCCAGAAGATCTGACTGCGCAGACCGTTGCAAACAAAATTGGATTTCCTTGCAATCAGGTGTTTAAAACTCTCGCGGCCATCGGCAACAAAAATGGCGTATTGCTGGCTGTGGTACCGGGCGACACTCAACTAGATCTGAAGTCCGTAGCAAAGATCAGTGGAAATTCAGACGTGAAGCTGGCACCACTGAAAGACGTAGAGAATCTGACTGGTTATATTCGCGGCGGCGTGACCGCTTTAGCCTGCAAAAAACCATACCCGGTTTACGTTCATGAAAGTATCACAGAATTCGATCGCATCTCGATTTCAGCTGGGCAGCGCGGCATCCAGATAATAATAAAGCCCCAGGATTATATCGATGCCGTCAAAGCAAAGGTAGCTGCAATCGCAAAGGAAGAGCAGACAACCTGATATCCCATCGGATACCGAACTGCAAATGTATACCGAAGGACCGTGGAGCTACTGAACAGTAAGTGGATAATAACCACTTCCACTTGTTTAGAGATATACTCAACGATGTCGCCTGGACGACCTTTGCCTTGACTGTCACCGTAAATACGGTGTCGATTGGAGACTACATATGTCAATGTCAGTTGAGCTGATTCAAAATGCTTTTCCCCGGTTAAGCGAGGACGAAATGGATTTGCTCGTGCCTTATGCCAGCTGCGAGCACTTCCAGGATGGCGAGGTGGTTTTTACCGCAGGCAAAGCCGATATGGACATGTTCGTAGTTCGGTCAGGCGAACTGGAAATCCTCAATCCACACGAAGCAGATAGTGTGCTCGTCACGCATGAGTCAGGGCAATTTTCCGGCGATATCGACTTACTGACACGCCGCCCCGTAAATGTGAGCGGCAGAGCGAAAGGCGCGACACACGTAATGCGCGTCAGCAACGAAAGACTGAGGGAAATCCTCAATCGCATGCCTAGATTGTCTGAAACATTGCTCAGTGCTTTCCAACTGCGCAGAATGCTTCTGGAAAAGAGCAGCAAAATCGGACTGAAGGTCCTCG
This is a stretch of genomic DNA from Candidatus Melainabacteria bacterium. It encodes these proteins:
- the ybaK gene encoding Cys-tRNA(Pro) deacylase yields the protein MKTNAARLLDKLKISYELKEYEVDPEDLTAQTVANKIGFPCNQVFKTLAAIGNKNGVLLAVVPGDTQLDLKSVAKISGNSDVKLAPLKDVENLTGYIRGGVTALACKKPYPVYVHESITEFDRISISAGQRGIQIIIKPQDYIDAVKAKVAAIAKEEQTT